GCTGAAGCTCGCAACGCCCGCCTCCAGCGAATCGCGCGCCAGCGTGGCAAGCCGCCCGACGCAGCAGAACCGCCAGGGTTATTCGCGCGCGAGCGCGTATCGACGGTAGGGCACAAGCGGCGCGCAACACCTCAATGTTGTCCTGGCGAATGCCAGGACCCATTACCCCGGTCAGCGTTTTTTCGTGACTGGGTAACCACGAGTCTTCGCCAAACCACCTTTCGGGGTAATGGGTCCTGGATCTGCGCTCCACTTCGTTACGCTTGTCCACGACGACGCCGGGGGACGGACCCGGCAAGCAACCCAATTCCCCTTTGCAATCGCTACCCTTTTGCTAAGAAGCAGCCAGACTTCCCGCGAGGTACGTCATGCCCGCCGCCTCCATCAGCGATCCCGCCTATCTCCGTGCGCGCGCGATGGAGACGCTGTTCGAGCGGCTGGAAAAGCTGTGCGAGGGTGCGATCGCGATCGACCGCGGCGGACGGGTCGTCTACGTCAACGAAAAATATCTCACGGCGCTCGGCCTCAAGCAGACCAGCGAGGCGATCGGCCGGCCGATCGAGGAGGTCATTCCGAACAGCCTGATGCGGCGGGTGGCCGAGACCGGCGAGCCGATCCTGCTCGACATCATGGAGCTCGGCGGCGAGCAGCTGGTCGTCACCCGCATGCCGATCGAGGACGAGGGCGGCGAGGTGATCGGCGCGATCGGCTTCGTGCTCTATGACCACCTCGAAAGCCTGAAGCCGCTGCTGGCCCGCGTCGCCCAGCTCGAGAGCGATCTGCGGCTGGCGCGGCGGCAATTGTCCAATGCCCGTGCCGCACGCTTCACCTTCGCCGATTTCGTCGGCACGACGTCCGCCATCGCTCGAGCCAAGGAGCTGGCAAGCCGCGCCGCACGGCAGAGCGTCACGGTGCTGCTGACCGGCGAGACCGGAACGGGCAAGGAGATGCTGGCGCAGGCGATCCATAACGCCTCATCCCGCGCCGAGAGGCCGTTCGTCAGCGTCAACGTCGCCGCGATTCCCGACACGCTGATCGAGTCGGAGTTCTTCGGCACCGCGCCGGGGGCCTATACCGGTGCGGACCGCAGGGGGCGCGAGGGCAAATTCCGCATCGCCGACGGCGGCACGCTGTTCC
This genomic stretch from Bradyrhizobium sp. CCGB12 harbors:
- a CDS encoding sigma-54-dependent Fis family transcriptional regulator, encoding MPAASISDPAYLRARAMETLFERLEKLCEGAIAIDRGGRVVYVNEKYLTALGLKQTSEAIGRPIEEVIPNSLMRRVAETGEPILLDIMELGGEQLVVTRMPIEDEGGEVIGAIGFVLYDHLESLKPLLARVAQLESDLRLARRQLSNARAARFTFADFVGTTSAIARAKELASRAARQSVTVLLTGETGTGKEMLAQAIHNASSRAERPFVSVNVAAIPDTLIESEFFGTAPGAYTGADRRGREGKFRIADGGTLFLDEIGEMPLQLQAKLLRVLQEREIEPVGSDKISRVDVRVVAATNVDLRKRVSDGVFRPDLYYRLNVLSIDLPPLRQCLDDLPDICARLIEDISASGDYVSAKITPSALAALARYDWPGNVRELRNILERALILSDSGRLTGDDFVHILPVGADAGPAPAQPMTGSVVPYAEAEAEFEKKTLEHALAASNGQIAEAARMLRISRATFYKKLAKFGLASGSPPV